One window from the genome of Deltaproteobacteria bacterium encodes:
- a CDS encoding efflux RND transporter permease subunit, translated as MILADISVRRPVFATMGIMALVVMGIFSYRSLVVDLFPHIDIPVIAVTTTLKGAGPEEMEAQVSKVLEEAVNTVSGIDEVRSITLEGFSRVIVVFHLERDLEAAAQDVRDKVATVLNQLPEGTDPPVVEKFDPDSTPVMMIAVSGNRDLRELTEIAKRQVKEPLESAAGVGAIRVVGAREREVQIVVDPRRLEAYGLTMREVARALAAQNLEVPGGHVVERNHEAMLRTLGRVNTVSDFESLVVTMRHGTPIRIRDLGRAVDGFVEPRSLSRHNGRNGLTLLVRKQSGANTVATVDAVLARLDEVRRTLPPGVEVAVTRDQAYFIRIALAEVQKHLVLGSLLASVVVFLFMGNWRATLIAGVAIPCSVIATFALMKVMGFSLNWLTLLALTLSVGIVIDDAIVVLENIFRFIEEKGMAPFEAARAATAEVGLAVSATTLSLVVIFVPVAFIPGIMGQFLESFGLTMAGAIMVSLLVGFTLTPMLCSRFLSHGRRQGPSREAWFFRPIDRSYAAMLHWSLRHRWAVVAGAVLTIASIPVIAEHVGSAFVPEEDRGDFEINLKMPQGYSLARSDAVAREIEREIQALPGVRHLTVTVGSPETDSVTTAQMAVDLYSLRQRTVSQFELMTRAREILRRYPELRSSVDQPPAMSGSGFRSAEIVYHVQGPDLAELERLANSIAGVMASIPGIVDIDTTSEPGRPEFQVRINRAKAADLGVDVADVAFSLRTMVAGDKVTTFKEGVDLVDVRLRLDQQYRSDADTITRLTVPSTRLGQARLDSVVDLMHGTGPAQIDRLQRERQISLLANMAPGNPLGDALDALEHKVAQLEVPPGYHTGVSGMGKLYGETRQGFQVALLLSVIFMYMVLASQFDSFLHPVTILLSLPLAVPFALFSLWLIGGTLDMFSALGILLLFGVVKKNAILQIDHTIGLRAAGVPLREAIIQANRERLRPILMTTISLVAGMVPLVFSTADGSETNRSIGIVVMGGQTLCLLITLLMTPVAYSLFEDLKAWQPWRRRVHAPVAAPAPISAPSARVEG; from the coding sequence ATGATTCTCGCCGACATCTCAGTCCGCCGCCCCGTCTTTGCCACCATGGGCATCATGGCTCTGGTGGTGATGGGGATATTCTCCTACCGCTCGCTGGTGGTCGACCTGTTTCCCCACATCGACATTCCGGTCATCGCCGTCACCACCACGCTCAAGGGGGCCGGGCCGGAGGAGATGGAAGCCCAGGTCAGCAAGGTCCTCGAAGAAGCGGTGAACACCGTCAGCGGCATCGACGAAGTGCGCTCGATCACCCTCGAGGGGTTTTCCCGCGTGATCGTGGTTTTCCACCTCGAGCGCGATCTGGAAGCGGCGGCGCAGGACGTACGCGACAAGGTGGCCACGGTGCTCAACCAGCTGCCCGAGGGCACCGATCCACCGGTGGTGGAGAAGTTCGATCCCGACAGTACGCCGGTGATGATGATCGCGGTGTCCGGCAACCGCGACCTACGCGAGTTGACCGAGATCGCCAAGCGGCAAGTCAAGGAGCCTTTGGAGAGCGCAGCGGGGGTGGGCGCCATCCGTGTCGTGGGTGCGCGCGAGCGCGAGGTGCAGATCGTCGTCGACCCCCGGCGCCTGGAGGCCTACGGGCTGACCATGCGCGAGGTGGCCCGGGCGTTGGCGGCGCAAAATCTCGAGGTGCCCGGCGGCCACGTGGTCGAGCGCAACCACGAGGCCATGCTGCGCACGCTCGGCCGAGTGAATACGGTCAGCGACTTCGAATCGCTGGTGGTGACTATGCGGCACGGCACGCCGATTCGCATCCGTGACCTCGGCCGTGCCGTCGATGGTTTCGTCGAGCCCCGCTCGCTGTCGCGCCACAACGGCCGTAACGGCTTGACCCTGCTGGTGCGCAAGCAGTCGGGGGCCAACACGGTGGCGACGGTCGACGCGGTGCTGGCACGCCTGGACGAAGTCCGCCGCACTTTGCCTCCCGGGGTCGAGGTCGCCGTCACCCGCGACCAGGCCTACTTCATCCGCATTGCCCTGGCCGAGGTGCAGAAACACCTGGTGCTGGGCTCACTGCTGGCCAGCGTGGTGGTGTTCTTGTTCATGGGCAACTGGCGCGCGACCCTGATTGCCGGGGTGGCGATTCCGTGCTCGGTGATCGCCACCTTCGCCTTGATGAAGGTGATGGGCTTCAGCTTGAACTGGCTCACGCTGCTGGCCCTCACCCTGTCGGTGGGCATAGTCATCGACGACGCGATTGTGGTGCTGGAGAACATCTTTCGTTTCATCGAGGAGAAGGGCATGGCGCCCTTCGAGGCCGCGCGCGCCGCCACCGCCGAGGTCGGCCTGGCGGTGAGCGCGACCACGCTGTCGCTGGTGGTGATCTTCGTGCCGGTGGCCTTCATTCCCGGGATCATGGGGCAGTTCCTCGAAAGCTTCGGGCTGACCATGGCCGGCGCCATCATGGTCTCGCTGCTGGTGGGCTTCACCCTCACGCCGATGCTGTGCTCGCGTTTCCTGTCGCACGGGCGGCGCCAGGGTCCCTCCCGCGAGGCCTGGTTCTTTCGGCCGATCGATCGCAGTTACGCTGCCATGTTGCACTGGTCGCTGCGGCATCGCTGGGCGGTCGTGGCGGGGGCGGTGCTGACGATCGCCTCGATCCCGGTGATTGCCGAACACGTCGGCAGCGCCTTCGTGCCGGAGGAGGATCGCGGCGACTTTGAAATCAACCTGAAGATGCCGCAGGGCTACTCGCTGGCTCGCAGCGACGCGGTGGCGCGCGAGATCGAGCGCGAGATCCAAGCCCTGCCGGGCGTGCGCCACCTCACGGTTACGGTCGGCTCACCGGAGACCGATTCCGTCACCACGGCGCAGATGGCGGTGGATCTCTACTCGCTGCGACAGCGCACCGTGAGCCAGTTCGAGCTGATGACCCGCGCCCGCGAGATTCTACGCCGCTACCCGGAACTGCGCAGCAGCGTGGATCAGCCGCCGGCGATGTCCGGCAGCGGCTTTCGCTCGGCCGAGATCGTCTACCACGTGCAAGGGCCGGACTTGGCGGAGCTGGAACGTTTGGCGAACTCGATCGCCGGCGTGATGGCATCGATCCCGGGCATCGTGGACATCGACACGACCTCGGAGCCCGGCCGACCTGAGTTCCAGGTGCGAATCAATCGCGCCAAGGCCGCCGATCTGGGCGTGGACGTCGCCGACGTCGCCTTCAGTCTACGCACAATGGTGGCCGGCGATAAGGTGACGACGTTCAAAGAAGGCGTGGATCTCGTCGATGTGCGGTTGCGTCTCGACCAGCAGTACCGCTCCGATGCCGACACCATCACGCGCCTGACGGTACCTTCGACGCGCCTGGGCCAGGCGCGGCTGGACAGCGTCGTGGACCTGATGCACGGCACCGGACCGGCGCAGATCGACCGCCTGCAGCGCGAGCGGCAGATCAGCCTGCTCGCCAACATGGCGCCGGGCAATCCCCTCGGCGACGCGCTTGATGCGCTGGAGCACAAGGTGGCCCAGCTCGAGGTTCCACCCGGCTACCACACCGGGGTGAGCGGCATGGGCAAGCTTTACGGCGAGACCCGTCAGGGCTTCCAGGTTGCGCTGCTACTATCGGTGATATTCATGTACATGGTGCTGGCGAGCCAGTTCGATAGCTTCTTGCACCCGGTCACTATTTTGCTCTCGCTGCCGCTGGCGGTCCCGTTCGCCTTGTTCTCGTTGTGGCTCATCGGCGGCACCCTCGATATGTTCAGCGCTCTCGGTATCTTGCTGCTGTTCGGGGTGGTGAAGAAGAACGCCATCTTGCAGATCGACCACACCATCGGCCTGCGGGCCGCGGGCGTGCCACTGCGCGAAGCCATTATTCAGGCCAATCGCGAGCGCCTGCGGCCGATTCTGATGACGACCATCTCGCTGGTTGCGGGCATGGTGCCGCTGGTGTTCTCCACCGCCGACGGGTCGGAGACCAACCGCTCGATCGGCATCGTGGTCATGGGCGGGCAGACGCTGTGCCTGCTGATTACGCTGTTGATGACGCCGGTGGCTTACTCGCTGTTCGAGGACCTCAAGGCCTGGCAGCCTTGGCGGCGCCGTGTCCACGCGCCGGTTGCGGCGCCGGCACCGATCTCGGCCCCCTCGGCCAGGGTCGAAGGCTGA
- a CDS encoding helix-turn-helix domain-containing protein, producing MGAQSANALSFGNVIKRRRRQLEQTQAQIAEKVGCRPNYIGYLEVGARHPSPKVVTKLAKALDLDEQEMFLLANPGLRSMVAPQSAPEGSAWERFKANKRMHTRHGITRAELSVLEAVSKIGPMCEQRDFLFILQAIRQGMTHE from the coding sequence ATGGGAGCACAAAGTGCAAACGCCCTTTCGTTCGGCAACGTCATCAAACGCCGGCGCCGGCAACTCGAGCAGACCCAGGCGCAGATTGCCGAGAAGGTCGGCTGCCGCCCGAACTACATCGGCTACTTGGAAGTCGGCGCCCGGCATCCCAGCCCGAAGGTGGTGACGAAGCTGGCCAAGGCGCTCGACCTCGACGAGCAGGAGATGTTCTTGCTCGCCAACCCCGGGCTGCGCTCGATGGTGGCGCCGCAATCGGCCCCCGAGGGCTCGGCTTGGGAGCGCTTCAAAGCCAACAAGCGCATGCATACGCGCCACGGCATCACGCGCGCCGAGTTGAGCGTCCTCGAAGCGGTGTCGAAGATCGGCCCGATGTGTGAGCAGCGCGATTTTCTCTTCATCCTGCAAGCCATCCGGCAAGGAATGACGCACGAGTGA